In one window of Streptomyces sp. FXJ1.172 DNA:
- the fusA gene encoding elongation factor G, translating to MATTSLDLAKVRNIGIMAHIDAGKTTTTERILFYTGVSYKIGEVHDGAATMDWMEQEQERGITITSAATTCHWPLENVDHTINIIDTPGHVDFTVEVERSLRVLDGAVTVFDGVAGVEPQSETVWRQADRYGVPRICFVNKLDRTGAEFHRCVDMIVDRLGAQPIVMQLPIGAEADFKGVVDLVRMKALVWSAEATKGEMYDVVDIPDTHTEAAEEWRGKLVEAVAENDEEIMELFLEGQEPTEEQLYAAIRRITIASGKGTGTTITPVFCGTAFKNKGVQPLLDAVVRYLPSPVDIEAIEGHAVNDADEVIKRKPSDDEPLSALAFKIMSDPHLGKLTFVRVYSGRLESGTSVLNSVKGKKERIGKIYRMHANKREEIESVGAGDIVAVMGLKQTTTGETLSDDKNPVILESMDFPAPVIQVAIEPKSKGDQEKLGVAIQRLAEEDPSFQVHSDEETGQTIIGGMGELHLEVLVDRMRREFKVEANVGKPQVAYRETIRKAVERVDYTHKKQTGGTGQFAKVQIGIEPLEGGDTSYEFVNKVTGGRIPKEYIPSVDAGAQEAMQFGILAGYEMTGVRVILHDGAYHEVDSSELAFKIAGSQAFKEAARKASPVLLEPMMAVEVTTPEDYMGEVIGDINSRRGQIQAMEERAGARVVKGLVPLSEMFGYVGDLRSKTSGRASYSMQFDSYAEVPRNVAEEIIAKAKGE from the coding sequence ATGGCTACCACTTCACTTGACCTGGCCAAGGTCCGCAACATCGGGATCATGGCCCACATCGACGCGGGCAAGACGACCACCACCGAGCGGATCCTGTTCTACACCGGTGTGTCGTACAAGATCGGTGAGGTCCACGACGGCGCTGCCACCATGGACTGGATGGAGCAGGAGCAGGAGCGTGGCATCACGATCACCTCTGCTGCCACCACCTGTCACTGGCCGCTGGAGAACGTCGACCACACCATCAACATCATCGACACCCCGGGGCACGTCGACTTCACCGTCGAGGTGGAGCGCTCCCTGCGCGTGCTCGACGGTGCCGTGACGGTGTTCGACGGCGTCGCCGGTGTCGAGCCCCAGTCCGAGACGGTGTGGCGTCAGGCGGACCGCTACGGCGTTCCCCGCATCTGCTTCGTGAACAAGCTCGACCGCACGGGCGCGGAGTTCCACCGCTGCGTCGACATGATCGTCGACCGCCTGGGCGCGCAGCCGATCGTCATGCAGCTCCCGATCGGTGCCGAGGCCGACTTCAAGGGCGTCGTGGACCTGGTCCGCATGAAGGCCCTGGTCTGGTCCGCCGAGGCCACCAAGGGCGAGATGTACGACGTCGTCGACATCCCGGACACGCACACCGAGGCTGCCGAGGAGTGGCGCGGCAAGCTGGTCGAGGCCGTCGCCGAGAACGACGAAGAGATCATGGAGCTGTTCCTGGAGGGCCAGGAGCCCACCGAGGAGCAGCTGTACGCCGCGATCCGTCGTATCACCATCGCCTCGGGCAAGGGCACCGGCACCACCATCACCCCGGTGTTCTGCGGTACCGCGTTCAAGAACAAGGGCGTCCAGCCCCTGCTCGACGCGGTCGTGCGCTACCTGCCCTCCCCCGTCGACATCGAGGCCATCGAGGGCCACGCGGTCAATGACGCGGACGAGGTCATCAAGCGCAAGCCGTCCGACGACGAGCCGCTGTCCGCGCTGGCGTTCAAGATCATGAGCGACCCGCACCTCGGCAAGCTCACCTTCGTCCGGGTCTACTCGGGCCGCCTGGAGTCCGGCACCTCGGTGCTGAACTCCGTCAAGGGCAAGAAGGAGCGCATCGGCAAGATCTACCGCATGCACGCCAACAAGCGTGAGGAGATCGAGTCGGTGGGCGCCGGCGACATCGTCGCCGTCATGGGCCTGAAGCAGACCACCACCGGTGAGACGCTGTCCGACGACAAGAACCCGGTCATCCTGGAGTCCATGGACTTCCCGGCGCCGGTCATCCAGGTCGCCATCGAGCCCAAGTCGAAGGGTGACCAGGAGAAGCTGGGCGTCGCGATCCAGCGCCTGGCCGAGGAGGACCCGTCCTTCCAGGTCCACTCGGACGAGGAGACCGGCCAGACCATCATCGGTGGTATGGGCGAGCTGCACCTCGAGGTGCTGGTCGACCGTATGCGCCGTGAGTTCAAGGTCGAGGCCAACGTCGGCAAGCCCCAGGTGGCCTACCGCGAGACGATCCGCAAGGCCGTCGAGCGCGTCGACTACACCCACAAGAAGCAGACCGGTGGTACCGGTCAGTTCGCGAAGGTGCAGATCGGCATCGAGCCGCTCGAGGGTGGCGACACCTCGTACGAGTTCGTGAACAAGGTGACCGGTGGTCGCATCCCGAAGGAGTACATCCCTTCGGTCGACGCCGGTGCGCAGGAGGCCATGCAGTTCGGCATCCTCGCCGGTTACGAGATGACCGGTGTCCGCGTGATCCTGCACGACGGTGCCTACCACGAGGTCGACTCCTCCGAGCTGGCCTTCAAGATCGCCGGTTCGCAGGCCTTCAAGGAGGCCGCGCGCAAGGCTTCGCCCGTGCTGCTCGAGCCGATGATGGCCGTCGAGGTCACCACGCCCGAGGACTACATGGGTGAGGTCATCGGCGACATCAACTCCCGCCGTGGCCAGATCCAGGCCATGGAGGAGCGGGCCGGTGCCCGCGTCGTGAAGGGCCTCGTGCCCCTCTCGGAGATGTTCGGTTACGTCGGCGACCTGCGCAGCAAGACGTCCGGCCGTGCGAGCTACTCCATGCAGTTCGACTCCTACGCCGAGGTTCCGCGGAACGTCGCCGAGGAGATCATCGCGAAGGCCAAGGGCGAGTAA
- the rpsL gene encoding 30S ribosomal protein S12, producing the protein MPTIQQLVRKGRQDKVEKNKTPALEGSPQRRGVCTRVFTTTPKKPNSALRKVARVRLTSGIEVTAYIPGEGHNLQEHSIVLVRGGRVKDLPGVRYKIIRGSLDTQGVKNRKQARSRYGAKKEK; encoded by the coding sequence GTGCCTACGATCCAGCAGCTGGTCCGCAAGGGCCGGCAGGACAAGGTCGAGAAGAACAAGACGCCCGCACTCGAGGGTTCCCCTCAGCGTCGTGGCGTCTGCACGCGTGTGTTCACGACCACCCCGAAGAAGCCGAACTCGGCCCTGCGTAAGGTCGCGCGTGTGCGTCTGACCAGCGGCATCGAGGTCACTGCTTACATTCCGGGTGAGGGACACAACCTGCAGGAGCACTCCATCGTGCTCGTGCGCGGCGGCCGTGTGAAGGACCTGCCGGGTGTTCGCTACAAGATCATCCGTGGCTCCCTCGACACCCAGGGTGTCAAGAACCGCAAGCAGGCCCGCAGCCGTTACGGCGCCAAGAAGGAGAAGTAA
- a CDS encoding Crp/Fnr family transcriptional regulator — protein sequence MASTWTTASARDDGGLDDRVPFLARLEAEDRAALLALGRELTFTARTVLIHQHEPSSHVLFLVQGWTKVTAAAANGYEALLALRGPGDIVGESSALTGRPRSATVTALEPVRSLAVEHERFRDFLRRSPAASFALLGLTADRTRAADRRRLEFASMNVRERLAVLLLDLARTHGRRTEEGIEVSVPLSKQELAGSVGASREMVQRLLRELRDKQAVTTGRRAMLIHRPDVLRQIAGAASALGTPGTGALPAPGAPPASPLPPAQGAPGIPSPPRAPEEA from the coding sequence ATGGCGAGCACGTGGACGACCGCGTCCGCACGGGACGACGGGGGCCTGGACGACCGGGTGCCCTTCCTGGCCCGGCTGGAGGCGGAGGACCGGGCGGCGCTGCTGGCCCTCGGCCGGGAGCTGACCTTCACCGCGCGCACGGTGCTGATCCACCAGCACGAGCCGTCCTCGCACGTGCTCTTTCTGGTGCAGGGCTGGACCAAGGTGACCGCGGCGGCGGCCAACGGCTACGAGGCGCTGCTCGCGCTGCGCGGCCCCGGTGACATCGTCGGCGAGTCGTCGGCGCTGACCGGACGGCCGCGCTCGGCCACGGTGACCGCGCTGGAGCCGGTGCGCTCGCTGGCCGTGGAGCACGAGCGCTTCCGGGACTTCCTGCGCCGCTCCCCCGCCGCCTCCTTCGCCCTGCTCGGCCTCACCGCCGACCGCACCCGCGCGGCCGACCGGCGCCGCCTGGAGTTCGCCTCCATGAACGTGCGCGAGCGGCTCGCCGTCCTGCTGCTGGACCTGGCCCGCACGCACGGCCGGCGCACCGAGGAGGGCATCGAGGTCTCCGTCCCGCTGAGCAAGCAGGAGCTGGCGGGCTCGGTGGGGGCCTCCCGCGAGATGGTGCAGCGACTGCTGAGGGAGCTGCGCGACAAGCAGGCGGTCACCACGGGCCGCCGGGCCATGCTGATCCACCGCCCCGACGTACTGCGCCAGATAGCTGGCGCGGCCTCCGCCCTGGGCACACCGGGGACCGGCGCGCTGCCGGCCCCGGGCGCACCACCGGCATCCCCCCTGCCCCCGGCCCAGGGCGCACCGGGCATCCCCTCACCGCCGAGGGCACCCGAGGAGGCGTGA
- a CDS encoding M48 family metalloprotease, which yields MTQPPPTPPDLPEPPAHRPDPCPRPPGPRPHTPPPYPQPPQPAAPPYPGTAPQYPQAAPQYPQTPPPYPQAAPQYPQTQPPPPPQYPQNPQNPQNPQNPQNPQAAPQYPQAPAALPPAPAQHPHHIDTDRGRVFLSSDQRRTDATAVGNLLLHVPNFLCSLLVVSLVSLFFGGLGIVVVLAWLASGALVFHRPTESALARHVLRLRYPTAQERAKLEPVWREVTARAGIEGRTYELWVEDSDALNAVAAAGHIVGVTRFAMNGLPNGELAAVMAHELGHHVGGHAWSSLLGYWYALPGRVAWRVLKASSGVMFKVSRAFGCVGVGTLVIFVGAVALATITTFYGLPLLILAVPYALAAVGRRSELRADEHAAVLGFAPMLAAVLDKLHQQEQWQRAQQAAQNGGRPVEESALAKLLSSHPDHYTRLHHLQPYLQPQGPAQGPAPQSL from the coding sequence ATGACCCAACCGCCGCCGACACCGCCCGACTTGCCCGAGCCACCCGCCCACCGGCCCGACCCCTGCCCGCGACCGCCGGGGCCGCGCCCGCACACACCCCCGCCGTACCCGCAGCCCCCACAGCCCGCCGCACCCCCGTACCCCGGGACGGCACCGCAGTACCCGCAGGCAGCACCCCAGTACCCGCAGACACCGCCCCCGTACCCGCAGGCGGCACCCCAGTACCCGCAGACGCAACCGCCGCCACCGCCTCAGTACCCGCAGAACCCGCAGAACCCGCAGAACCCGCAGAACCCGCAGAACCCGCAAGCGGCGCCCCAGTACCCGCAGGCTCCGGCCGCCCTGCCCCCGGCCCCCGCCCAGCATCCGCATCACATCGACACCGACCGGGGCCGGGTCTTCCTCTCCAGCGACCAGCGCCGGACGGACGCCACGGCCGTCGGGAACCTGCTGCTGCACGTGCCCAACTTCCTGTGCAGCCTCCTGGTCGTCTCCCTGGTCTCGCTGTTCTTCGGCGGCCTGGGCATCGTCGTCGTACTCGCCTGGCTCGCCAGCGGCGCACTCGTGTTCCACCGGCCCACCGAAAGCGCCCTCGCGCGCCATGTGCTACGGCTGCGCTACCCCACTGCGCAAGAACGCGCCAAACTCGAGCCGGTCTGGCGCGAGGTCACGGCCCGCGCCGGGATCGAGGGCCGCACCTACGAGCTGTGGGTGGAGGACAGCGACGCCCTGAACGCGGTCGCGGCCGCCGGCCACATCGTCGGTGTCACCCGGTTCGCCATGAACGGGCTGCCCAACGGCGAGCTGGCCGCCGTCATGGCGCACGAGCTGGGCCACCATGTCGGCGGCCACGCCTGGTCCTCGCTGCTCGGCTACTGGTACGCCCTGCCCGGCCGGGTGGCCTGGCGCGTGCTGAAGGCGTCCTCCGGCGTCATGTTCAAGGTCTCGCGTGCCTTCGGCTGCGTCGGCGTCGGCACCCTGGTGATCTTCGTGGGCGCGGTCGCGCTGGCCACGATCACCACGTTCTACGGCCTGCCGCTGCTGATCCTGGCGGTGCCCTACGCCTTGGCCGCCGTGGGCCGCCGCTCCGAGCTGCGGGCCGACGAACATGCCGCCGTACTCGGCTTCGCCCCCATGCTGGCTGCCGTACTCGACAAGCTGCACCAGCAGGAACAGTGGCAGCGGGCCCAGCAGGCCGCCCAGAACGGCGGACGGCCCGTCGAGGAGAGCGCGCTGGCCAAGCTGCTCTCCTCGCACCCGGACCACTACACGCGGCTGCACCATCTCCAGCCCTATCTCCAGCCGCAGGGACCGGCACAGGGCCCGGCACCGCAGAGCCTCTGA
- a CDS encoding Pycsar system effector family protein produces the protein MTSTAPDAPGDRAAAAQLCERLLAETRGEIAHADNKASVLVAALGMTAGVFSALLAGRNWSPSALSGAGAVVWWAGALSLLLSLFALLLAVLPRYRLGTWTAGEPLSYFGDIQQAVRSGELDSALADTQRRSTAGLTRALTENSRIAARKHQWIRTGLIAFCAGTVLLPASLLIG, from the coding sequence ATGACCAGCACCGCCCCGGATGCCCCCGGTGACCGCGCAGCCGCCGCACAGCTCTGCGAGCGGCTGCTCGCGGAGACACGCGGCGAGATCGCCCATGCCGACAACAAGGCCTCCGTCCTGGTCGCCGCGCTCGGTATGACCGCGGGCGTGTTCAGCGCTCTGCTCGCGGGGCGGAACTGGTCCCCGTCCGCGCTCTCCGGGGCCGGTGCCGTCGTGTGGTGGGCCGGGGCCCTGTCGCTGCTGCTCTCGCTGTTCGCCCTGCTGCTCGCCGTACTGCCGCGCTACCGGCTGGGCACCTGGACGGCCGGGGAACCGCTGTCGTACTTCGGCGACATCCAACAGGCCGTCCGCAGCGGCGAGTTGGACTCCGCCCTCGCCGACACCCAGCGCCGTTCCACGGCCGGGCTGACCCGCGCCCTCACCGAGAACAGCCGGATCGCCGCACGCAAGCACCAGTGGATCCGCACCGGGCTCATCGCCTTCTGCGCCGGCACGGTCCTGCTCCCCGCATCCCTGCTGATCGGCTGA
- the rpsG gene encoding 30S ribosomal protein S7 — MPRKGPAPKRPVIIDPVYGSPLVTSLINKVLLNGKRSTAERIVYGAMEGLREKTGNDPVITLKRALENIKPTLEVKSRRVGGATYQVPVEVKPGRANTLALRWLVGYSRARREKTMTERLLNELLDASNGLGAAVKKREDTHKMAESNKAFAHYRW, encoded by the coding sequence ATGCCTCGTAAGGGCCCCGCCCCGAAGCGCCCGGTCATCATCGACCCGGTCTACGGTTCTCCTCTGGTGACCTCCCTGATCAACAAGGTGCTGCTGAACGGCAAGCGCTCCACCGCCGAGCGCATCGTCTACGGCGCCATGGAGGGCCTGCGCGAGAAGACCGGCAACGACCCGGTCATCACGCTGAAGCGCGCTCTCGAGAACATCAAGCCGACCCTCGAGGTCAAGTCCCGCCGTGTCGGTGGCGCCACCTACCAGGTCCCGGTCGAGGTCAAGCCCGGCCGTGCCAACACCCTGGCGCTGCGCTGGCTGGTCGGTTACTCCCGCGCCCGTCGCGAGAAGACCATGACCGAGCGTCTGCTCAACGAGCTTCTCGACGCTTCGAACGGCCTCGGTGCGGCCGTCAAGAAGCGCGAGGACACGCACAAGATGGCCGAGTCCAACAAGGCCTTCGCGCACTACCGCTGGTAG
- a CDS encoding DNA-directed RNA polymerase subunit beta' encodes MLDVNFFDELRIGLATADDIRQWSHGEVKKPETINYRTLKPEKDGLFCEKIFGPTRDWECYCGKYKRVRFKGIICERCGVEVTRAKVRRERMGHIELAAPVTHIWYFKGVPSRLGYLLDLAPKDLEKVIYFAAYMITYVDEERRTRDLPSLEAHVSVERQQIENRRDADLEGRAKKLETDLAELEAEGAKADVRRKVREGAEREMKQLRDRAQREIDRLDEVWNRFKNLKVQDLEGDELLYRELRDRFGTYFDGSMGAAALQKRLESFDLEEEAERLREIIRTGKGQKKTRALKRLKVVSAFLQTSNSPKGMVLDCVPVIPPDLRPMVQLDGGRFATSDLNDLYRRVINRNNRLKRLLDLGAPEIIVNNEKRMLQEAVDALFDNGRRGRPVTGPGNRPLKSLSDMLKGKQGRFRQNLLGKRVDYSARSVIVVGPQLKLHQCGLPKAMALELFKPFVMKRLVDLNHAQNIKSAKRMVERGRTVVYDVLEEVIAEHPVLLNRAPTLHRLGIQAFEPQLVEGKAIQIHPLVCTAFNADFDGDQMAVHLPLSAEAQAEARILMLSSNNILKPADGRPVTMPTQDMVLGLFFLTTDGEMRGVKGEGRSFASVAEAIMAFDAGELSLQSRVDIRFPVGTIPPRGWTPPAREEGEPEWQQGDSFRLNTTLGRALFNELLPEDYPFVDYEVGKKQLSEIVNDLAERYPKVIVAATLDNLKASGFYWATRSGVTVAISDVVVPEAKKEIVKGYEAQDEKVQKQYERGLITKDERTQELIAIWTKATNEVAEAMNENFPKTNPIFMMVNSGARGNMMQMRQIAGMRGLVSNAKNETIPRPIKASFREGLSVLEYFISTHGARKGLADTALRTADSGYLTRRLVDVSQDVIIREEDCGTDRGLKLKIAERGADGVLRKADDVETSVYARCLAEDIVVEGQVLAPAGTDLGDVLIDELVARGVEEVKTRSVLTCESAVGTCAMCYGRSLATGKLVDIGEAVGIIAAQSIGEPGTQLTMRTFHTGGVAGDDITQGLPRVVELFEARTPKGVAPISEASGRVRIEETEKTKKLVVTPDDGSDETAFPISKRAKVLVREGDHVEVGQQLTVGATNPHDVLRILGQRAVQVHLVGEVQKVYNSQGVSIHDKHIEIIIRQMLRRVTIIESGDAELLPGELVERSKFETENRRVVQEGGHPASGRPQLMGITKASLATESWLSAASFQETTRVLTDAAINAKSDSLIGLKENVIIGKLIPAGTGLSRYRNIRVEPTEEAKAAMYSAVGYDDIDYSPFGTGSGQAVPLEDYDYGPYNQ; translated from the coding sequence GTGCTCGACGTCAACTTCTTCGACGAGCTCCGGATCGGCCTGGCCACCGCTGACGACATCCGTCAGTGGAGCCACGGTGAGGTCAAGAAGCCCGAGACCATCAACTACCGCACCCTGAAGCCCGAAAAGGACGGACTCTTCTGCGAGAAGATCTTCGGTCCGACCCGGGACTGGGAGTGCTACTGCGGCAAGTACAAGCGCGTCCGCTTCAAGGGCATCATCTGCGAGCGCTGTGGCGTCGAGGTCACGCGCGCCAAGGTGCGCCGTGAGCGGATGGGCCACATCGAGCTGGCCGCCCCCGTCACGCACATCTGGTACTTCAAGGGTGTCCCGAGCCGTCTGGGCTACCTGCTCGACCTGGCTCCCAAGGACCTCGAGAAGGTCATCTACTTCGCGGCGTACATGATCACGTACGTCGACGAGGAGCGCCGTACCCGCGACCTGCCCTCCCTGGAGGCGCACGTCTCGGTCGAGCGCCAGCAGATCGAGAACCGCCGCGACGCCGACCTCGAGGGCCGCGCCAAGAAGCTCGAGACCGACCTCGCCGAGCTGGAGGCCGAGGGCGCCAAGGCCGACGTGCGCCGCAAGGTGCGCGAGGGTGCCGAGCGCGAGATGAAGCAGCTGCGCGACCGCGCGCAGCGCGAGATCGACCGCCTCGACGAGGTGTGGAACCGGTTCAAGAACCTCAAGGTCCAGGACCTCGAGGGCGACGAGCTGCTCTACCGCGAGCTGCGTGACCGCTTCGGCACGTACTTCGACGGCTCGATGGGTGCCGCGGCGCTGCAGAAGCGCCTGGAGTCCTTCGACCTGGAGGAGGAGGCCGAGCGGCTCCGCGAGATCATCCGCACCGGCAAGGGCCAGAAGAAGACCCGTGCCCTCAAGCGCCTGAAGGTCGTCTCCGCGTTCCTGCAGACGTCCAACAGCCCCAAGGGCATGGTCCTGGACTGCGTCCCGGTGATCCCGCCGGACCTGCGTCCGATGGTGCAGCTGGACGGTGGCCGCTTCGCGACCTCCGACCTGAACGACCTGTACCGCCGTGTCATCAACCGCAACAACCGCCTGAAGCGCCTTCTCGACCTCGGTGCGCCCGAGATCATCGTGAACAACGAGAAGCGCATGCTCCAGGAGGCCGTCGACGCGCTCTTCGACAACGGCCGTCGTGGCCGCCCGGTCACGGGCCCCGGCAACCGTCCGCTGAAGTCGCTGTCCGACATGCTGAAGGGCAAGCAGGGTCGCTTCCGGCAGAACCTGCTCGGCAAGCGAGTCGACTACTCGGCGCGTTCCGTCATCGTCGTCGGCCCGCAGCTCAAGCTGCACCAGTGCGGTCTGCCGAAGGCCATGGCGCTGGAGCTGTTCAAGCCGTTCGTGATGAAGCGCCTGGTGGACCTGAACCACGCGCAGAACATCAAGTCCGCCAAGCGCATGGTGGAACGCGGCCGCACCGTCGTGTACGACGTCCTCGAAGAGGTCATCGCCGAGCACCCGGTGCTGCTGAACCGTGCTCCCACCCTGCACCGCCTCGGCATCCAGGCCTTCGAGCCGCAGCTGGTCGAGGGCAAGGCCATCCAGATCCACCCGCTCGTCTGCACCGCGTTCAACGCGGACTTCGACGGTGACCAGATGGCCGTGCACCTGCCGCTGTCCGCGGAGGCGCAGGCCGAGGCCCGCATCCTGATGCTGTCCTCGAACAACATCCTCAAGCCCGCCGACGGCCGTCCGGTGACGATGCCGACCCAGGACATGGTCCTCGGTCTGTTCTTCCTCACCACCGACGGCGAGATGCGGGGCGTCAAGGGCGAGGGCCGTTCGTTCGCGTCCGTGGCCGAGGCGATCATGGCGTTCGACGCCGGCGAGCTGTCGCTGCAGTCGCGCGTGGACATCCGCTTCCCGGTGGGCACCATCCCGCCGCGCGGCTGGACCCCGCCGGCCCGCGAGGAGGGCGAGCCGGAGTGGCAGCAGGGTGACAGCTTCCGGCTGAACACCACCCTGGGCCGTGCGCTCTTCAACGAGCTGCTGCCCGAGGACTACCCGTTCGTCGACTACGAGGTCGGCAAGAAGCAGCTCTCCGAGATCGTCAACGACCTCGCCGAGCGCTACCCGAAGGTCATCGTGGCGGCGACGCTCGACAACCTGAAGGCGTCCGGCTTCTACTGGGCCACCCGTTCCGGCGTCACCGTCGCCATCTCCGACGTCGTCGTTCCCGAGGCGAAGAAGGAGATCGTCAAGGGCTACGAGGCGCAGGACGAGAAGGTCCAGAAGCAGTACGAGCGCGGTCTGATCACCAAGGACGAGCGCACGCAGGAACTCATCGCGATCTGGACCAAGGCGACCAACGAGGTCGCCGAGGCCATGAACGAGAACTTCCCGAAGACCAACCCGATCTTCATGATGGTGAACTCGGGTGCACGAGGCAACATGATGCAGATGCGTCAGATTGCCGGTATGCGTGGTCTGGTGTCGAACGCGAAGAACGAGACCATCCCGCGTCCGATCAAGGCCTCGTTCCGTGAGGGCCTGTCCGTGCTGGAGTACTTCATCTCCACGCACGGTGCCCGTAAGGGTCTGGCGGACACGGCCCTGCGTACCGCCGACTCGGGTTACCTCACCCGTCGTCTCGTCGACGTCTCCCAGGACGTCATCATCCGTGAGGAGGACTGCGGCACCGACCGCGGCCTCAAGCTCAAGATCGCGGAGCGGGGCGCGGACGGCGTGCTGCGCAAGGCGGACGACGTCGAGACGTCCGTGTACGCGCGCTGCCTCGCCGAGGACATCGTGGTCGAGGGCCAGGTCCTGGCCCCGGCCGGCACCGACCTCGGTGACGTCCTCATCGACGAGCTGGTCGCCCGTGGCGTCGAGGAGGTCAAGACCCGCTCGGTCCTGACCTGCGAGAGCGCCGTCGGCACCTGCGCGATGTGCTACGGCCGTTCGCTGGCCACCGGCAAGCTGGTGGACATCGGCGAGGCGGTCGGCATCATCGCCGCCCAGTCCATCGGTGAGCCCGGTACCCAGCTGACGATGCGTACCTTCCACACCGGTGGTGTGGCCGGTGACGACATCACCCAGGGTCTGCCGCGTGTCGTCGAGCTGTTCGAGGCCCGTACCCCGAAGGGTGTCGCCCCGATCTCCGAGGCGAGCGGCCGCGTTCGCATCGAGGAGACCGAGAAGACCAAGAAGCTCGTCGTCACCCCGGACGACGGCAGCGACGAGACGGCGTTCCCGATCTCGAAGCGTGCCAAGGTCCTGGTCCGCGAGGGCGACCACGTCGAGGTGGGCCAGCAGCTCACCGTGGGTGCCACCAACCCGCACGACGTGCTGCGCATCCTGGGTCAGCGTGCCGTCCAGGTCCACCTGGTCGGCGAGGTCCAGAAGGTCTACAACTCGCAGGGTGTGTCGATCCACGACAAGCACATCGAGATCATCATCCGGCAGATGCTCCGCCGCGTGACGATCATCGAGTCCGGCGACGCCGAGCTGCTGCCCGGCGAGCTGGTCGAGCGCTCGAAGTTCGAGACCGAGAACCGTCGCGTGGTCCAGGAGGGCGGTCACCCGGCCTCCGGTCGTCCGCAGCTGATGGGTATCACCAAGGCCTCGCTGGCGACGGAGTCCTGGCTGTCGGCCGCCTCCTTCCAGGAGACGACCCGAGTCCTGACGGACGCGGCGATCAACGCCAAGTCCGACAGCCTCATCGGCCTCAAGGAGAATGTCATCATCGGTAAGCTCATCCCGGCCGGTACGGGCCTGTCCCGCTACCGCAACATCCGGGTCGAGCCGACCGAGGAGGCCAAGGCCGCGATGTACTCGGCCGTCGGCTACGACGACATCGACTACTCGCCGTTCGGCACCGGCTCCGGCCAGGCCGTTCCGCTGGAGGACTACGACTACGGTCCGTACAACCAGTAA